A segment of the Desulfitobacterium dehalogenans ATCC 51507 genome:
GCAGCGATTATGGTGAAGTGGAACTCGAGGTTCCGAGAGATCGTAAAGGCGAATTTGAGCCGCTGATCGTGAAGAAAAACCAGCGTAATGTCACCGGAATTGAAGATCAGATCATCGCTCTGTATTCTAAGGGGGTTAGCACCCGAGACATTCAGAGCCACCTGGAACAGCTCTATGGGATCGGTGTATCCCCCACTCTGATTTCGAATGTAACGAACAAAATCATGCCGACCATCAAAGAATGGCAAAGCCGTCCTCTCCAGAAGACCTATGCGATTGTCTTTCTGGATGCGATCCACTACAAGGTAAAACAGGAGGGCATGATTGTCAATAAAGCCTCCTACATGGTCATCGGCATCGACATGGATGGGCGCAAGGATGTTTTAGGAATCTGGATCGGGGAAAATGAAACCGCGAAGTTCTGGCTGGTCGTATTGAACGAGCTTAAGAACCGAGGTGTTGAAGATATTCTGATCATCAGCGTCGATAACCTAAAAGGCTTTAATGAAGCGATTCAAGCGTGCTATCCCAAGACCGAAATCCAAAAGTGCATCGTTCATCAAATCAGGAACAGTGTACGATTTGTTAATTATAAAGATCTGAAAAAAGTAACCGGGGCCTTGAAGCCCATTTATTCCGCTGCCTCAGAACAAGCGGGATTAGAGGCATTGGAAGATTTCAATCAAGCCTGGGGAGGCAAATATCCCCTGATTATGAATTCTTGGCGAAACAACTGGCCTGAACTCTCAACCTTCTTCAAGTATCCCCCTGAAATTCGGAAAATCATCTATACGACGAATATCATTGAGAGCTACCATCGCCAACTCAGGAAAGTAACCAAAGGGAAGACGATTTTTCCAACCGACGATGCTTTACTCAAAATGCTCTACCTGGTCACCCAGGACGTGATGAAAAAATGGACTGGGCGTGTACATAATTGGGGACAAATCCTGTTGCAGATGTCTGTATTTTTCCCAGATCGGGTTGCTCAATATTTACCATGATAGGTTGGATACTAAAAGCACAAAGTTCTTTACAGACCCCAAACGGTCTGTCGAATACAAAATGAAGCCACTGAAAATCGAAGCCCAGCCTATCTGGCAACATTGTTTTTACTGACTGCAGATGATAACTTGTGGTGTACTGCAAAGGATCACATCTACCTGGACCGCTTTGATTTCAAGAAGATGCATCTGAACGGAATCAACACCGATGGCTATGCTATCTATCAAATGGTTAAAACTATGAGCTAATGGAAGACGGTAACCTTGGATATGCCTGTGTTTTTAAAAGAGAAAATCAAGGAATGCATACCGATTATATGTTCAAGATGACGGCAGAAAACATTGCTAATTTTATTGGAAAGAACGCATATATAGCAGACAAGATTATTATGACAGATATTTGTGATAGATTGATTTGTGAATCAGTTTTTGGTGGATTTCTAATGAATTGCCCAGATCAGGATTTATGTCATGATATTATTCCACACCTAGCTCCAATCCAGATGGGAGAAGCAGAATCTATAGACTTTCCGGTGGCAACCAGAGAAGAAATGGAAGAACTTTGGTCTGAAGAAGAGGCAGTGATGCAGGCAGAATTTTGGATGTTTTAAATGGGATAGTTACCAAATATTTGGTCGAATCTTCTTGTTGAAAACTTCTCACGGGAGTAAAATTGATATAACAATGTTGTTGATGATGTTATTCCTTTGGGAGGTAAGAAAATGCCAACTGTGAATGAATTATTAGATAAAGTAAAGACTGAATTATCAAATCTATTATCTGGAGAAGTGTTCCTTTTACGAGATCTGTTCAAGGGATACGAATGGAACCGGATTTCTAGAAGTGATCGATTGCTCCTTGGCACCTTATTTCTCAACTATATAAAGACAGATGATATAGGGGTTGTACCGATAGAAAAGACTTCGTCGGGGCAGCAGAGATATAAGAAGGGAGAAAGCGAATGATAATAGCACCTATTAGTGCCATTCCGTCTTGGGAGGGGTTTGAGTACCAACGGCATATAGCCTTATTTATAGCCTTGAAACATATATGGGATGAATTTGAAAAAGATAATGAGGGGGAAATCAATCTATATAAATTGGGAATTGAAGGTGCAGAGGACTTTTCAATTATAAAAGACGATCATTACATCAGTTTGCATCAAGTAAAAGAGGGTGCAGTAGTTAATCTAGATGATAATGATAAAATGTGTTTTATTTTATCTGCTTTGCAGTATGAGGTTGAAAGTGCCTATTTTCATATTGTCCCAGAAGCTAATATTTCGTCTGATTTTATAGAAAAAACTATAAAGAGCATTGATTATCTTATATCTGAACTAAATAAAGAAGTTAAGACAAAGGAAGAATTTGGTGGGGAGATAACACTTTTAGAAACTGCTCATGGGGAAAAAATAAAAAAAGGCGATGCTCTATATAAACAAACTGAAGAAAGATTTATCGTAATTAGTCATATTACTTCCAATACGACTAAGGGTTCTGTGTATAAAATATTAGATTTTGTTTGTGCAGATAATAAAGAAAAAACGAATGTGGTTAATAAAATAAATGAAGTTATATCAGAGTTATCTTCATACAGAGAGAAATTGAATGGTAAATCTGATTCAGATATATGGGAGGTATTCAGCGAGAGATTTGCTGCACCCACAAACGTCATTCAAAATTCGTGTGAGATTATTGAGAAGATATTAAAAAAGACAAAACCCGAGGGAAGTATATTCTATAATGAAACGTATTATCAATTCATATATGACAAGTTAGTCTTGCTCTCAAAAGAAGTGATACGTTCTCATAATACTCGCAGTAAAAAGAATTCTTGTAAAGTGGAGTTTTCCGAAATGCTTGATCTGATAATAAAAGATCATAAGGCAGAGAGTAATACAACAGAATATCAGTATTATGAGTTGCTTCAGTTGATCAACGATACATTTAAAAAATATCCTAATAGCAGCCGAACGGATTGTGTTTGTAGTGACTGCGAGAGTTGCACCACTTTTGATGAGTGTAATTTATATCATCAGATGATAGAAATTTGCAATAAGAGCTACGAAGATAAAAAGGATTTTTTATATAAGCTGCTCTTAAGAACTCCTAAGAATAATTTGCCAAGAGAAGCGGTTATTAACAATTTATTCATTACATTATTGAAAGAAATTGAATGTTTGAAGTGTTATGATTCCAATGTTATTTTGGCTGAAAAAAACAAAGAAATATATCGATTAACATTGGATGAAAATGAGTATATTGAAGATTTTGAAGCCCAATTGCGTAAAGAATTAAGCTTAAACAATGCAGATAAATTTCTTATTTATGAAAGTGATGTCTTAATTACCGACAGATTAGATAAGCTTGATTATAGATACAATCAAAATAACTTTAATGTTATGGGGGCGAATGAATTAGATGAAATTGTGGATATAACTTCTGATTCTGTTGAACGGCAAAAAATTAATTACAACAAATCAAAAGTCATGAGAATAATAAGCAAAGATATTGCAAAGGGGGAACTGATAGATAATGGATGATTTGATTAATAAAATCTTTAACTCATACAATTATATTAAGGTAACCGGTGTTGGCAGAACAAATATAAAATTCTACAAGCATGAACACACGGAAATAGCAAATTATTTCATCATTAACTCTATAGATTGTAGGGCAATTGAAAAAGATGAGGCAGAAGTAATTAATGCATTAGAACAGCTTGAAAATGAATACTCAAAAGGCATCCATTCGGACAACATTTCGTTTAAGCAACAAATAATAGAATCCTTTGGTAACGTAAAAGAAGCCAGCCAGATAGATAAGAATACATCGGCAATCTATCTATTATTATTTGAAAACATAGAAAATATGAGCAATTATAGAAATGCTGTTTATTCAATAGAAGAATCACCCAATTATTTCAAAAGGTATGTTTTGCCTTATACACAAAAACAACTAGAGCAATTGAAAAATTCGCTATCCCAATTTAGTGACAGATCATTAGTAGATGCATTGTGTCAAATTGCAGATGATGAGGATAATTATTTTAAGTTGGTTGAAGGTAAAGATTTAGATAGTACATATGGCTTGGTAATTCGAATGTTCTCTAAACTTCCATTTTTGCAGTATAAGTTTAAAACTGAATTAGCACCTGAGCCTATTGAAAAACAGGTTGAACGTGGTTTAATAGACAAGCAAATCAAGTACCATAAAATTTTGAATAATGTTGAATCTAACATTGAGGAGATACTTCTATTAGAAGATGACCTTAAAGTTGATGAGGATGATTTGGAAAAAGAAATCAAAAAATTGTTGAAAGGGGTAAAATAGTGAGTTATAAAATTGAAAGTCTAAAAGTACGCAATTTTAAGTGTTTTGACTATAAGAAATTCTATGAATTTTATTTTGTACATGATACAAATCCTACTATTTTATCGGGACCTAATGGATTTGGAAAAACAACATTTTTTGATGCCATTGAGCTGATTTTTACTAAAAGAATCACACGTTTAAATTCGGAGATCGAAGATGGAAGAACCAACCTTGGTAAAAATATTCTGTTAAATACATCAAGTGAATGCGGATATTTAATATTAACATTGATAAATGAAAGACATGAAAAGATAACTATTATTGCAAAGATAGATAATAGTCTTACGAAGCTTACCATTGATACTGCTATCAAATTCACTTGTATTGAAGGAGAAGTTGATACAAATAAATTTGATGAATTTTTAAGTAGTGATATAAATTGGAAGGACGATATTTTAGGTTTCAAGAATTTAAATTACATAAAAGAGCATTTCAATATTTACTATTACGTTTCTCAAGCTGAATCCGTTCATTTTCTTAAAAATAGTATATCCAGTAGAAAAGACAGCATGACAAGACTTCTTCAAACAGAAACTATACAAGGAAAGATCGATAAAATAGAGAAAAATTTAATTGGAGCAACAAAGGCAAAAAATGGAGTTTTGATTAATGATGAAATAAAAGCTACAAAAGCTGAGTTAGAGAATAAGATAGCTAATTTAAAAATGAAATTAGATGATGCCGGGGGAGTATATAAAGAAACGAGTTATACTCCGTTACTTGTTTATCCTCAAAATTATGAAATGAAAAAATGGGATGTTGAGAATCTAGAATTAAAGGATATTTCAGAGAAACAACTCTTAGCATATATTGATGAAATAAATGGCATCTATAACCTATATCATGATTTACCTGACTATAGGAAACACCTGAAAAATAATGAAATAATGATGTTCTCAAATGACAATGAAGCAATCTCAAATTACACAAAATTTAATGTATTTATGGATGGTAATAAGTTTAATCTTAAACAAGTTGAAGATGAAATTGAAAAATCTAACCGATTACTGGATGTGTTTAAATACAGTACTTTCTTCCGTAGTGGATTGGATATTTCAAAATATAAAAAAGAAGACATGATTTCTTTGCAAGAATTAGGAATGATTCAGGAGACGTTAGTAATTGATGACGTAGATATTATTGTTAGCGAAATAAAAGTGCTAAATTCCCAACTCGGAGAGAACCAAAAGAAGACAAATGAACTGATACAAGCTAGAGAGAAACTTCATTCAGTTAGAGAAAACAATGCAAACGCAAGTCGCTGTCCTTATTGCGATAGCACTTTTGATAAACCTGAGTTATTGGAAGAAGCATATAGCGCTTTAAGTACTCAGTTGAAAAGCTCACAAGATAATATTTCTGCTGAAATAAAAAGCAAGAAAGAAAAACTATCTATTTATTCCAAATCAACAGTTAATTCAATAGGAGAATTACTTGCGAACATAGATGACAACCAAATTGAAAAAATTCGTACCGTTGCAAGTGAGTATTCTATACTTCTTAAGTCAGAAAAGAAAATAGATGATATTTCAAAAATTCATGAATTTGTTGGAGCCGTTAATTCGTGGAGAGAACTAGATGAGACAAACAAAATTATTGAACTGAAAAGAATTATCGAGTCTAAGCTTTCTGACTATGAAAACAAGACTTTCTCAGAGAATTTAAGGCTCTATAATTATGACAATATATTTAAGGAAAATGCTGATCTATTATCAATGGAACAATCAAATTTAAATGACAAAACTGCCACAGATAATAAAATTATGTTTGTAAGATATCAAAATAGTCTTCTGAGAAATAATGAGATCGATCAGATTAAAAATCATATCAAGACATTAATCATCAAATTGAAGAAACTTGAAAAAGTCAGAAATAACTTCGATGATTTAAAGACTTTGTATAATGTTGCAATTGATGAATACAAGAACTTAGTTCTGAAGAAGTTGCGCGTACCACTCCTAATATACACAGGGAAAATATTGCAGGATTATCAAAATGGTCTTGGTGTATTTATTAATAAAGACGAAATGAGATTTGTTTCGAATGGTGATGCAAAACATGACATACTCAACACATTCAGCTCAGGGCAGTTATCTGGGTTTGTACTATCCTTTTTGTTTGCAATGAATAAGCGGTATATTTCAGAACAAACAGATGACATAGGATTTATTCTAATTGATGACCCGGTACAAACTATGGATGATATTAATATAGCATCATTCATAGAAGTGCTAAGGAATGATTTTCCAAACAAACAGATTATTTTATCTACACATGAGACTGACAAAGAAAACTATATACTCTACAAATTTTTAAAATATAACCTAAAAGGCCAATCATTCAATGTTAAAGATGAAATGTACTAATTTATCATTATGAATCGATTTGGGTTTTTATCTTTAAGTAAAAGGACAATCTCATAGATGAGGCACGTACAGTTGAAATTAGGAGACTGAGAACTGTCATTCCAATCATGGCAATTGAAGAATGTACACAAATGTATGGTAGGCCTATGTTGCTCAACGAAAAGGAAGATGCTGTTGTATTCCGTATATTTGGTGGACATGCAATTGTTATGAAGGAAATCTGTGAGTGCTACCTACCAGAATTTCTAGAAGATTTTATAAGCGATAAGCCCGAAAGGTAACTATTTATCGTTAAATGGTTTATTAAAATTTGTGTTTTTGAGTTTGCTAAGCTAGTTCGGCTTGGTGAAAACACAGCATGAATACTAAAGAAAATCTCCTCAAGGTATACAAAAATAGTTTGCATATTTAAACGGCAATAGGTGTGAAGTTCAATTACGTCGAGGTGATCTTATGTTACAAGCACTTGAATATAAAGATATTTTATCTGATATCGAAGAAAACGATCTATCGAATGATATCATAGGTATTTTACTGGCACGGCCTAAATCTGATGCGGGTAGAACTATTGTTGACAGCCTTCCATATTATCATCATCGCTCTGGTAAAAATGTTAATTTCTATTTGCCCGGATATGGAGCTTACTGGCATAATGCATACCCTGACGAAGAACATATTGTGTCTATTGAGGGGACTAGATGGTCATTTAGCAATACAATGTATGCCAAGTTCATTGAGGATTTTGAGAAAGAGTCCACATGGAAATATTCGGGTGAGAGCGAACTGATACTTTTGGATTGCCACAACCAAAAGCTTGACTATTCTAAAATACTTGTATTTCATTTGGATGCAATGTTACAGGATAAAACAATATCTTCTGTTAACAGCTTTTTTGAAAAACTCTTTAGATTTTTTGCACAGAATTCAACTATTGTGCAGTTTAGTAATAGAATGGGCTCTGAAACTTTAGGTCAAGTTACCCTATCCACTATTTTAGAAAAATTACCGTTAAACTTAGGAGCCTTGTTTGTAAAAGCTAAACATTACGCAATAATAGATAAAACAAAGAGTTGAGTAAGTATTTGTGAGATATCTACCTTTTCCCCTAAGGTCCACCAGTTTTGAGTGCCATTTTTTGATCCTCAGGCATGTGGCGTGTAGACTATAATTCTCTGAAAAAATAAATTAAGGAAATTAAATATAGAAGTTAGTTAGGGAGGAGAATTATATGTTTATACCTAGTTATGAAGATCAATGTCAGATGAAAAGTGAACGCTCAGGAATTTTTTTCTCCAAAATTGGTGAGCCAGAGCATCCATATATGTTGATCAAATTACCTCAAGTAGTTTTAAAGTCAGTATATGCGGGTTGCTCGCTTGCTATTGCATTTTCTGCGTTAAACGTAAGGAATCAGACATATTTGGCGTGTGGCTTAATAATTTGGGATGATATAGCCAGCCCTATGATCACTTATCAATTAATAAGGTCAGAAAATGAGTTTAATTCAATACGAGAAGGGATATCGAAGAAGTTACTCCCGATACATTTCTTTGATGAACTTGTAAGACCCATAGTTTCAGCTACATCAAGGTTTAACTCGAGTGAGTTTTATTCTTATATGAATAATATTTATGATTTTATTGATGTTGAGAATGATGATGATTTGTATGAAGAATATAAAATGCAGGTTGAAGCTCGTATGGCAGGAAGAGACGCTGACTGTATTATTTGTAAATTAGAAGTTCAGTTTGGCGAACCGAATGAGATTTTTATTCCATTAGTCGGTAGATTTTCGATTGATGATAAAGATGAAGGGGGCTGCTTAGAAGACTCGGTATTTCATTTAGTTGAGGCATTTTATGCCATTGGAAATTCCGTGAAATCACCACAGCTAGACACTGAAAATCGAAGGGAATTAACCGACATTTTAGCATGGGACGAGTACCATACTTGTTTTATTGAATCCAAATGCTTATCAATATTAGATAGACCAATTATTGATAAGGATAAAAGAATCAAAAATATTACAAAACATTTGGATAAAGCACTTAATCAACTTGAGGGTGCTGTAAAAAAATATCGTAGAAATGAAATGATATTAAATGAAAAATTAGAGATTATTAATATTCCACATAAAAGAGAAAATGGAATTATTGACTGTATTGTTCTTATATCAGAGATGTATCCATTCCTTGATTGGGAAAGTATCGGGAAAGAGTTATTAACTAGGTCAAAGAATGCTGGTGCATTTTTTCATGTTTTCGATTTGTCTGAGTTGCAACAATTGATAGGAGTAAGTAAAACTACTACAGTATGGAATGCTAATTTATTCAAAAGATGGGAGAAGATAAAAGAAACTGAAAATGCTTTTGTGAGATCTAAAATCGTGTTTATTGATGAAACGTCGGAAAATCTATAGCACTGTTGGCTACTATTTTTCTTGCGTATCTGTAATATAACTTTACACTAAGGGGATACCAGGTAGATACGGCATCTTTTTTGTATCCTCAAGGCACGTTGAGAGTATAGTAATGATGACGTTTAGTGGTCAAAAGGAAAAATAGGAGGGTTTAAACACCATATATAGCGTTTTGGGAGCAAAAAAAGAGCAAAAAACGGGTCGAAAAAAGCATTTTTTGACCCGTTTTTTTGCACATTCTATAAATGGCATCAGCTATAACCCTGAGTATTAGCAAATCTTTGTAAAGATTGACAGGAATCTGAAGATAAAGAAGGCGGGTTTCCGGAACAAGATGCGAAGATTGACAATCTGAAGGAAGTTAACTGACGAAAGATTTTATAAGACTGATGTAGCTGATATAGAGTGACTTTTGCGATAATTCAGTCGATTACATCGCTAAAAGCATACATGTTTAATAACTCTTCTCCTATGATACTATTAATGGTAACATTAAATTGCAATTGTTTGGTAGTATTTACTAGAGGAAGTATGTAGTAGCGTCAAGCGAAAAGTTGACCACTGTGATAGCCAAAAAATTGACCACCCCAAGGCGGTTACTTTCGATTAAATGTTTTATGTTATCGAGGGCTAATTTAAGGGGTTAATGGAACCGTGGCGACTTGTCACGGTTTCATTATTTGTAGTTTTTTTTTGTGAGGATTAGTTTTATATTGTTAACAGAACGTATGTTTTGTATAATGTTTATGGAAGGAGATGGTAGTATGGGAAGAAAGATAAACGGGCTCAACAGTTTCATATTAACCCCAAAACAGTGGATCGAACAAACCAATGCTGTCGGCATAATATCAGAACAAGGTCGTTATGGCTGAACTTATGCACTCAGGATATGCTTTCGGATTTGCCACATGGATTTCAGTTAATAATGATGGCGAAAAGTGCAGGAAGGTGAAATGAGAAAGTCTACCACAATAGTAGTGGTTTTTGGAGCAAAAAAGGGCAAAAGGAGGTGTTGTTTTGAAAAAAGCTATTATTATAGGAAATGGTTTCTCTTCTCAAATAATTGAGTATTACAAAAGTAAAAATCTTATGGCCGAACTAAAAAATCGTTTACCTGACGAATTGCAACAGGTAGAAAATTTCTTCTCCAAATTTCGGTTGCATAATAAGTTTGAAAATGTAGAGCCAGTGCAAGTTCTATATAGTCATGGAATCTATGAATCTTTAGATGATGGCAGTTTAGAAGGGGTACAACCTTGGCCTACTGGCTTGTATATAGAACCTAACATAGAGATGCATATTATCAATGTATTAAAAGAATATGGATTTACTCAGGCTGAAAGTGTCTGCCGAGAATATTTTTATGATGCTGGACTAGTTTATGAGATATATAAAAGTAATATTTCAGGTATTGAGTCACCTTTGAAAATTATTGATATGGCAAGAAAAATAGAAATGATTCCTGATTCTTTATATGAAAAGTTTTCATCTGAAATAAATATGATTTTATATAATAACGGCGATTTTCATTTAAAGTATAGTGATGATGAAAAACAATTTGATCATACAGATAAAATAAATAAAAAGAAACTGGAAGGGTATTTTCGGAAGTTTAAAACCATATATACAACAAATTATGATTTAATATTGGATGATATATTTCATAATAAAGTTAAGCATCTTCATGGTGGGTTTTGTTGTAAATCATTTAATCAAGTTGATTATTCATCATCAAATAAGTCTGAATACATAATAGTACTTGGCGTTAATGGAACACAAAAACTGGGCTTAATGAAACATAAAAAGAGTAATCAAACTCTATTTATGTCGTATTTGAATAACTTAGCCTCAGAAGATCTGGATGAACTTCATATTTTGGGATATAGTGGTGAGAATGATCAACATATTAATGAAGCTATACGAAATAATCATTTAATAAAAAAAGTTATATATTATTGCGAGCCGGATAAAGTTAGTAACGCTTCATTTCATTATTTAGTTTCAACACGCTTTGCCGAACAGAAAAAGGAATGTAATTTAGAATCTTGGAATGTAATTTGGGAAAAAATCAAATAACACGGTAAGGGAAATGTTCCTTTGGGCGGATAGTTCAGGGAAATTTTTGTTAGGGGGCGTACTTTTTACTCAGAAATAGGCAAATAGATGCTGTGTCAGAATTGAGAAGGTGAAATGTAGGTAAAAATAAAGGGTTTTGGGCTTTATAAAGCTGATGGGATTAGATATAACAGGAGGATTTATTTTATGGAGTTGAGGCAGCTTACAGATTGTGTTTTTTATAGTATGTATAATAAAGAGGCTGATAGGCCGATTCTTGAATATATAAACGGGCAGAAGTATTCTTTAATGGTGGACTCAGGTAATTCTAAAAAACATGTTGAATTATTTAATGAAGCTATAAGTAATTTTGGATTAAGAAAACCGAACCTTATTGCTATTACTCATTGGCATTGGGATCATACTTTTGGCATGAATGCAGTGGAAGGGGTTACAATTGCTCACAAAAAAACGAATAATAAACTAGCGGAAATGGCAAAGTGGAAATGGACAGATTCTGAAATGAAAAAGAGATTGGAAGCAAAGGTTGAGATTAAATTTGCTGATACTTGTATCCGGAAAGAATATCCGCTACTTTCGGAGATACGGGTAACGACTTCCGATATCTCTTTCAATGGAAATATGGAAATTGATCTAGGAGATGTTGTTGTAGAATTACATCATATAGAATCTCCTCACAGTGAAGATTGTACATGCATATTTATACCTCAAGAAAGAGTGTTATTTATTGGTGATGCTGTTGGAGTGGATTATTATAATAATTGTTATTTAGATAAAGATAAATTATGTTCTTTAATTACAGCAATTGAAGAATTTGATTTCTGTGTAATGGGACATGCCGAACCAGTAAGTAAACTGGATATTCTTAATATCATGGGTTCTCTTCTGGAACGTTAGGAAAATATGATAGTGTAAAAGTAGCATATGAAAAATGTGAGTTAATTCTATCGGAAAAAACGGAAGCATGTGGAGACTGTCTGTCTGCTATATAAACGAGAAACACCAAGTTGATCTTGATACTAGGAAGGTGAATCCATGGGACATATTACAAGTAAGGATGCCTATAAGAATTTAGAAGAAAGAATCAATTGGTTTACACAAGGGGCTCCGCCATCGGAGAGTCTGTATAATATTTTGCAGGTTCTCTATACAGAATCTGAAGCCAAATGGGTGGCCCTATTGCCGGTTCGTCCATTTACGGCCAAAAAAGCGGCAAAGATCTGGAATGTCAGTGAAGGGAAAGCAGAAGCTTTTTTGGAGCAACTTTGCCAGAAGGCGTTACTTGTGGATTCATTTTATAACGGGGTGCGTCAATTTGTAATGCCACCACCCATGGCAGGGTTTATTGAATTTGCCTTGATGCGTACCCGAGGGGACATTGATCAAAAGTATTTAAGTGAATTGTACTATCAATATATGAATGTGGAAGAAGATTTTGTTAAGGACTTATTTTTCGCAACAGAGACCCGTCTTGGGCGGGTTTATGTGCAGGAGCCAGTTCTGACCAGTGAGAATACCATTCATATTTTGGATTATGAAAGAGCAAGCCATATTATCGAAGAAGCCACTCATATTGGCCTTGGCCTGTGTTATTGCAGGCATAAGATGTCCCATAAAGACCAACCCTGCGAAATAAATGCCCCCTGGGATGTTTGCCTCACCTTGGGAGATG
Coding sequences within it:
- a CDS encoding AAA family ATPase; this translates as MSYKIESLKVRNFKCFDYKKFYEFYFVHDTNPTILSGPNGFGKTTFFDAIELIFTKRITRLNSEIEDGRTNLGKNILLNTSSECGYLILTLINERHEKITIIAKIDNSLTKLTIDTAIKFTCIEGEVDTNKFDEFLSSDINWKDDILGFKNLNYIKEHFNIYYYVSQAESVHFLKNSISSRKDSMTRLLQTETIQGKIDKIEKNLIGATKAKNGVLINDEIKATKAELENKIANLKMKLDDAGGVYKETSYTPLLVYPQNYEMKKWDVENLELKDISEKQLLAYIDEINGIYNLYHDLPDYRKHLKNNEIMMFSNDNEAISNYTKFNVFMDGNKFNLKQVEDEIEKSNRLLDVFKYSTFFRSGLDISKYKKEDMISLQELGMIQETLVIDDVDIIVSEIKVLNSQLGENQKKTNELIQAREKLHSVRENNANASRCPYCDSTFDKPELLEEAYSALSTQLKSSQDNISAEIKSKKEKLSIYSKSTVNSIGELLANIDDNQIEKIRTVASEYSILLKSEKKIDDISKIHEFVGAVNSWRELDETNKIIELKRIIESKLSDYENKTFSENLRLYNYDNIFKENADLLSMEQSNLNDKTATDNKIMFVRYQNSLLRNNEIDQIKNHIKTLIIKLKKLEKVRNNFDDLKTLYNVAIDEYKNLVLKKLRVPLLIYTGKILQDYQNGLGVFINKDEMRFVSNGDAKHDILNTFSSGQLSGFVLSFLFAMNKRYISEQTDDIGFILIDDPVQTMDDINIASFIEVLRNDFPNKQIILSTHETDKENYILYKFLKYNLKGQSFNVKDEMY
- a CDS encoding IS256 family transposase; protein product: MAKKDKTPKIMTSEQMKEFIKENNIQTVEDIQSVLKNLFAETLQGMLEGELDTQLGYTKHDDTNKATDNRRNGHSSKSVRSDYGEVELEVPRDRKGEFEPLIVKKNQRNVTGIEDQIIALYSKGVSTRDIQSHLEQLYGIGVSPTLISNVTNKIMPTIKEWQSRPLQKTYAIVFLDAIHYKVKQEGMIVNKASYMVIGIDMDGRKDVLGIWIGENETAKFWLVVLNELKNRGVEDILIISVDNLKGFNEAIQACYPKTEIQKCIVHQIRNSVRFVNYKDLKKVTGALKPIYSAASEQAGLEALEDFNQAWGGKYPLIMNSWRNNWPELSTFFKYPPEIRKIIYTTNIIESYHRQLRKVTKGKTIFPTDDALLKMLYLVTQDVMKKWTGRVHNWGQILLQMSVFFPDRVAQYLP
- a CDS encoding ABC-three component system protein, with translation MIIAPISAIPSWEGFEYQRHIALFIALKHIWDEFEKDNEGEINLYKLGIEGAEDFSIIKDDHYISLHQVKEGAVVNLDDNDKMCFILSALQYEVESAYFHIVPEANISSDFIEKTIKSIDYLISELNKEVKTKEEFGGEITLLETAHGEKIKKGDALYKQTEERFIVISHITSNTTKGSVYKILDFVCADNKEKTNVVNKINEVISELSSYREKLNGKSDSDIWEVFSERFAAPTNVIQNSCEIIEKILKKTKPEGSIFYNETYYQFIYDKLVLLSKEVIRSHNTRSKKNSCKVEFSEMLDLIIKDHKAESNTTEYQYYELLQLINDTFKKYPNSSRTDCVCSDCESCTTFDECNLYHQMIEICNKSYEDKKDFLYKLLLRTPKNNLPREAVINNLFITLLKEIECLKCYDSNVILAEKNKEIYRLTLDENEYIEDFEAQLRKELSLNNADKFLIYESDVLITDRLDKLDYRYNQNNFNVMGANELDEIVDITSDSVERQKINYNKSKVMRIISKDIAKGELIDNG
- a CDS encoding ABC-three component system middle component 1; the protein is MDDLINKIFNSYNYIKVTGVGRTNIKFYKHEHTEIANYFIINSIDCRAIEKDEAEVINALEQLENEYSKGIHSDNISFKQQIIESFGNVKEASQIDKNTSAIYLLLFENIENMSNYRNAVYSIEESPNYFKRYVLPYTQKQLEQLKNSLSQFSDRSLVDALCQIADDEDNYFKLVEGKDLDSTYGLVIRMFSKLPFLQYKFKTELAPEPIEKQVERGLIDKQIKYHKILNNVESNIEEILLLEDDLKVDEDDLEKEIKKLLKGVK
- a CDS encoding MBL fold metallo-hydrolase yields the protein MELRQLTDCVFYSMYNKEADRPILEYINGQKYSLMVDSGNSKKHVELFNEAISNFGLRKPNLIAITHWHWDHTFGMNAVEGVTIAHKKTNNKLAEMAKWKWTDSEMKKRLEAKVEIKFADTCIRKEYPLLSEIRVTTSDISFNGNMEIDLGDVVVELHHIESPHSEDCTCIFIPQERVLFIGDAVGVDYYNNCYLDKDKLCSLITAIEEFDFCVMGHAEPVSKLDILNIMGSLLER
- a CDS encoding single-stranded DNA-binding protein codes for the protein MPTVNELLDKVKTELSNLLSGEVFLLRDLFKGYEWNRISRSDRLLLGTLFLNYIKTDDIGVVPIEKTSSGQQRYKKGESE